The following are encoded together in the Pempheris klunzingeri isolate RE-2024b chromosome 24, fPemKlu1.hap1, whole genome shotgun sequence genome:
- the lrrfip1b gene encoding leucine-rich repeat flightless-interacting protein 2 isoform X2, producing the protein MGTQGPGRKRIPNREKLTAEDDALNQIAREAEARLAAKRAARAEAREIRMKELERQQKEMSDDEERMSVGSRGSFRVEERPDRDFLDKASRTASTLSAATLASLGGASSRRGSCDTSFSVETEASIRDMKESLGEAEEKYRKAMVSNAQLHNEKSTLMYQVETLKEELSAMEELLWESRRHCDHSNKELERERQTHTVLQFQFKEMKETLRQTEELLTEVSELRMKSSSYCQEVSDLQEVLQWKEKKMAALERQREISDLVRIERDRLSDDVVRLRDLLKKHGVVVSLDVSTNGEAGRGDAEDDDVSAESDARLAQEPCHGGRESMLELRLKKLFEERESLQDQVRLLKSQLDQKNGTDGVQNLEGGGLENGLDAHLLDLQRDANRQVSDLKFKLVKSEQEVTTLEQNVIRLEGQVTRYKTASENAEKIEDELKVEKRKLQRELRSALDRIDELEVSNTHLAKRLEKMKANRSALLAQQ; encoded by the exons ATGGGGACCCAGGGACCGGGCAGGAAGAGGATCCCGAACCGCGAGAAGCTCACCGCAGAGGACGATGCTCTCAACCAGATCGCCCGAGAG GCGGAGGCGCGGCTGGCGGCGAAGAGAGCAGCGAGAGCCGAGGCCCGAGAGATCAGGatgaaggagctggagagacaACAGAAAGAG atgtcaGATGATGAAGAGAGGATGTCTGTGGGCAGCCGAGGCAGCTTCAGG gTGGAGGAGAGACCTGACAGAGACTTCCTGGACAAA gcGTCCAGGACGGCGTCGACGCTCTCCGCCGCCACGCTGGCCTCTCTGGGCGGAGCCTCGTCCCGCCGAGGAAGCTGTGACACGTCGTTCTCCGTGGAAACAGAGGCGTCAATCAGGGACATGAag GAGTCCCTGGGGGAGGCGGAGGAGAAGTACCGTAAAGCGATGGTTTCGAACGCTCAGCTCCACAACGAGAAGTCGACTCTGATGTATCAGGTGGAAACTCTGAAGGAGGAGCTCAGCGccatggaggagctgctctggGAGTCACGGCGACACTGTGACCATAGCAACAAG GAGCTGGAGCGAGAGCGTCAGACTCACACTGTTCTTCAGTTCCAGTTTAAAGAGATGAAGGAAACTCTGAGGCAGACTGAAGAGCTGCTGACG gaggTGTCAGAGCTCCGGATGAAGAGCAGCTCTTACTGTCAGGAGGTTTCTGACCTGCAGGAGGTTCTGCAGtggaaggagaagaagatggCG gcgttagagaggcagagggaaatCTCCGACCTCGTTCGGATCGAGCGCGATCGGCTCAGCGACGACGTCGTCCGTCTCAGAGATTTACTGAAG AAACACGGAGTCGTCGTCTCCCTGGACGTCTCCACCAATGGGGAGGCAGGACGGGGCGACGCAGAGGATGATGATGTCAGTGCGGAGTCCGACGCCCGATTGGCTCAGGAGCCGTGTCACGGTGGCCGAGAGAGCATGCTGG AGCTCCGTCTGAAGAAGCTGTTTGAAGAGCGAGAGAGTTTACAGGATCAG GTGAGGCTGCTGAAGTCTCAGCTGGATCAGAAGAACGGGACGGACGGAGTCCAGAATCTGGAGGGGGGCGGTCTGGAGAACGGGCTGGACGCGCATCTGCTGGACCTGCAGA gaGACGCCAACCGACAAGTCAGTGATCTCAAGTTCAAACTGGTGAAATCTGAACAGGAAGTCACCACTCTGGAGCAAAAT GTGATCCGACTGGAGGGTCAGGTGACTCGGTACAAGACGGCGTCTGAAAACGCAGAGAAGATCGAAGACGAGCTGAAAGTGGAGAAGAGAAAACTCCAGCGAGAG CTCCGCTCGGCTCTGGACCGGATCGACGAGCTGGAGGTGAGTAACACCCACCTCGCCAAACGCCTGGAGAAGATGAAGGCCAACCGGAGCGCCCTGCTGGCCCAGCAGTGA
- the lrrfip1b gene encoding leucine-rich repeat flightless-interacting protein 2 isoform X3: MGTQGPGRKRIPNREKLTAEDDALNQIAREAEARLAAKRAARAEAREIRMKELERQQKEMSDDEERMSVGSRGSFRPSDYGGLLGSGSRASSRASSARASPVVEERPDRDFLDKASRTASTLSAATLASLGGASSRRGSCDTSFSVETEASIRDMKESLGEAEEKYRKAMVSNAQLHNEKSTLMYQVETLKEELSAMEELLWESRRHCDHSNKELERERQTHTVLQFQFKEMKETLRQTEELLTKHGVVVSLDVSTNGEAGRGDAEDDDVSAESDARLAQEPCHGGRESMLELRLKKLFEERESLQDQVRLLKSQLDQKNGTDGVQNLEGGGLENGLDAHLLDLQRDANRQVSDLKFKLVKSEQEVTTLEQNVIRLEGQVTRYKTASENAEKIEDELKVEKRKLQRELRSALDRIDELEVSNTHLAKRLEKMKANRSALLAQQ; encoded by the exons ATGGGGACCCAGGGACCGGGCAGGAAGAGGATCCCGAACCGCGAGAAGCTCACCGCAGAGGACGATGCTCTCAACCAGATCGCCCGAGAG GCGGAGGCGCGGCTGGCGGCGAAGAGAGCAGCGAGAGCCGAGGCCCGAGAGATCAGGatgaaggagctggagagacaACAGAAAGAG atgtcaGATGATGAAGAGAGGATGTCTGTGGGCAGCCGAGGCAGCTTCAGG ccGTCAGACTACGGGGGCCTCCTGGGTTCGGGGTCTCGGGCCTCCTCCAGGGCCAGCTCAGCTCGTGCGAGCCCCGTG gTGGAGGAGAGACCTGACAGAGACTTCCTGGACAAA gcGTCCAGGACGGCGTCGACGCTCTCCGCCGCCACGCTGGCCTCTCTGGGCGGAGCCTCGTCCCGCCGAGGAAGCTGTGACACGTCGTTCTCCGTGGAAACAGAGGCGTCAATCAGGGACATGAag GAGTCCCTGGGGGAGGCGGAGGAGAAGTACCGTAAAGCGATGGTTTCGAACGCTCAGCTCCACAACGAGAAGTCGACTCTGATGTATCAGGTGGAAACTCTGAAGGAGGAGCTCAGCGccatggaggagctgctctggGAGTCACGGCGACACTGTGACCATAGCAACAAG GAGCTGGAGCGAGAGCGTCAGACTCACACTGTTCTTCAGTTCCAGTTTAAAGAGATGAAGGAAACTCTGAGGCAGACTGAAGAGCTGCTGACG AAACACGGAGTCGTCGTCTCCCTGGACGTCTCCACCAATGGGGAGGCAGGACGGGGCGACGCAGAGGATGATGATGTCAGTGCGGAGTCCGACGCCCGATTGGCTCAGGAGCCGTGTCACGGTGGCCGAGAGAGCATGCTGG AGCTCCGTCTGAAGAAGCTGTTTGAAGAGCGAGAGAGTTTACAGGATCAG GTGAGGCTGCTGAAGTCTCAGCTGGATCAGAAGAACGGGACGGACGGAGTCCAGAATCTGGAGGGGGGCGGTCTGGAGAACGGGCTGGACGCGCATCTGCTGGACCTGCAGA gaGACGCCAACCGACAAGTCAGTGATCTCAAGTTCAAACTGGTGAAATCTGAACAGGAAGTCACCACTCTGGAGCAAAAT GTGATCCGACTGGAGGGTCAGGTGACTCGGTACAAGACGGCGTCTGAAAACGCAGAGAAGATCGAAGACGAGCTGAAAGTGGAGAAGAGAAAACTCCAGCGAGAG CTCCGCTCGGCTCTGGACCGGATCGACGAGCTGGAGGTGAGTAACACCCACCTCGCCAAACGCCTGGAGAAGATGAAGGCCAACCGGAGCGCCCTGCTGGCCCAGCAGTGA
- the lrrfip1b gene encoding leucine-rich repeat flightless-interacting protein 2 isoform X1, translating to MGTQGPGRKRIPNREKLTAEDDALNQIAREAEARLAAKRAARAEAREIRMKELERQQKEMSDDEERMSVGSRGSFRPSDYGGLLGSGSRASSRASSARASPVVEERPDRDFLDKASRTASTLSAATLASLGGASSRRGSCDTSFSVETEASIRDMKESLGEAEEKYRKAMVSNAQLHNEKSTLMYQVETLKEELSAMEELLWESRRHCDHSNKELERERQTHTVLQFQFKEMKETLRQTEELLTEVSELRMKSSSYCQEVSDLQEVLQWKEKKMAALERQREISDLVRIERDRLSDDVVRLRDLLKKHGVVVSLDVSTNGEAGRGDAEDDDVSAESDARLAQEPCHGGRESMLELRLKKLFEERESLQDQVRLLKSQLDQKNGTDGVQNLEGGGLENGLDAHLLDLQRDANRQVSDLKFKLVKSEQEVTTLEQNVIRLEGQVTRYKTASENAEKIEDELKVEKRKLQRELRSALDRIDELEVSNTHLAKRLEKMKANRSALLAQQ from the exons ATGGGGACCCAGGGACCGGGCAGGAAGAGGATCCCGAACCGCGAGAAGCTCACCGCAGAGGACGATGCTCTCAACCAGATCGCCCGAGAG GCGGAGGCGCGGCTGGCGGCGAAGAGAGCAGCGAGAGCCGAGGCCCGAGAGATCAGGatgaaggagctggagagacaACAGAAAGAG atgtcaGATGATGAAGAGAGGATGTCTGTGGGCAGCCGAGGCAGCTTCAGG ccGTCAGACTACGGGGGCCTCCTGGGTTCGGGGTCTCGGGCCTCCTCCAGGGCCAGCTCAGCTCGTGCGAGCCCCGTG gTGGAGGAGAGACCTGACAGAGACTTCCTGGACAAA gcGTCCAGGACGGCGTCGACGCTCTCCGCCGCCACGCTGGCCTCTCTGGGCGGAGCCTCGTCCCGCCGAGGAAGCTGTGACACGTCGTTCTCCGTGGAAACAGAGGCGTCAATCAGGGACATGAag GAGTCCCTGGGGGAGGCGGAGGAGAAGTACCGTAAAGCGATGGTTTCGAACGCTCAGCTCCACAACGAGAAGTCGACTCTGATGTATCAGGTGGAAACTCTGAAGGAGGAGCTCAGCGccatggaggagctgctctggGAGTCACGGCGACACTGTGACCATAGCAACAAG GAGCTGGAGCGAGAGCGTCAGACTCACACTGTTCTTCAGTTCCAGTTTAAAGAGATGAAGGAAACTCTGAGGCAGACTGAAGAGCTGCTGACG gaggTGTCAGAGCTCCGGATGAAGAGCAGCTCTTACTGTCAGGAGGTTTCTGACCTGCAGGAGGTTCTGCAGtggaaggagaagaagatggCG gcgttagagaggcagagggaaatCTCCGACCTCGTTCGGATCGAGCGCGATCGGCTCAGCGACGACGTCGTCCGTCTCAGAGATTTACTGAAG AAACACGGAGTCGTCGTCTCCCTGGACGTCTCCACCAATGGGGAGGCAGGACGGGGCGACGCAGAGGATGATGATGTCAGTGCGGAGTCCGACGCCCGATTGGCTCAGGAGCCGTGTCACGGTGGCCGAGAGAGCATGCTGG AGCTCCGTCTGAAGAAGCTGTTTGAAGAGCGAGAGAGTTTACAGGATCAG GTGAGGCTGCTGAAGTCTCAGCTGGATCAGAAGAACGGGACGGACGGAGTCCAGAATCTGGAGGGGGGCGGTCTGGAGAACGGGCTGGACGCGCATCTGCTGGACCTGCAGA gaGACGCCAACCGACAAGTCAGTGATCTCAAGTTCAAACTGGTGAAATCTGAACAGGAAGTCACCACTCTGGAGCAAAAT GTGATCCGACTGGAGGGTCAGGTGACTCGGTACAAGACGGCGTCTGAAAACGCAGAGAAGATCGAAGACGAGCTGAAAGTGGAGAAGAGAAAACTCCAGCGAGAG CTCCGCTCGGCTCTGGACCGGATCGACGAGCTGGAGGTGAGTAACACCCACCTCGCCAAACGCCTGGAGAAGATGAAGGCCAACCGGAGCGCCCTGCTGGCCCAGCAGTGA
- the lrrfip1b gene encoding leucine-rich repeat flightless-interacting protein 2 isoform X4 yields the protein MGTQGPGRKRIPNREKLTAEDDALNQIAREAEARLAAKRAARAEAREIRMKELERQQKELFHSHKKYYGLDNKWGHIEQWMEDSERYSRHSRRHTSMSDDEERMSVGSRGSFRPSDYGGLLGSGSRASSRASSARASPVVEERPDRDFLDKASRTASTLSAATLASLGGASSRRGSCDTSFSVETEASIRDMKESLGEAEEKYRKAMVSNAQLHNEKSTLMYQVETLKEELSAMEELLWESRRHCDHSNKELERERQTHTVLQFQFKEMKETLRQTEELLTEVSELRMKSSSYCQEVSDLQEVLQWKEKKMAALERQREISDLVRIERDRLSDDVVRLRDLLKKHGVVVSLDVSTNGEAGRGDAEDDDVSAESDARLAQEPCHGGRESMLELRLKKLFEERESLQDQVRLLKSQLDQKNGTDGVQNLEGGGLENGLDAHLLDLQRDANRQVSDLKFKLVKSEQEVTTLEQNVIRLEGQVTRYKTASENAEKIEDELKVEKRKLQRELRSALDRIDELEVSNTHLAKRLEKMKANRSALLAQQ from the exons ATGGGGACCCAGGGACCGGGCAGGAAGAGGATCCCGAACCGCGAGAAGCTCACCGCAGAGGACGATGCTCTCAACCAGATCGCCCGAGAG GCGGAGGCGCGGCTGGCGGCGAAGAGAGCAGCGAGAGCCGAGGCCCGAGAGATCAGGatgaaggagctggagagacaACAGAAAGAG CTGTTTCACAGCCACAAG AAGTATTATGGTCTGGATAATAAGTGGGGCCACATTGAACAGTGGATG GAGGACAGTGAGCGGTACTCTCGCCACTCACGGAGACACACGTCG atgtcaGATGATGAAGAGAGGATGTCTGTGGGCAGCCGAGGCAGCTTCAGG ccGTCAGACTACGGGGGCCTCCTGGGTTCGGGGTCTCGGGCCTCCTCCAGGGCCAGCTCAGCTCGTGCGAGCCCCGTG gTGGAGGAGAGACCTGACAGAGACTTCCTGGACAAA gcGTCCAGGACGGCGTCGACGCTCTCCGCCGCCACGCTGGCCTCTCTGGGCGGAGCCTCGTCCCGCCGAGGAAGCTGTGACACGTCGTTCTCCGTGGAAACAGAGGCGTCAATCAGGGACATGAag GAGTCCCTGGGGGAGGCGGAGGAGAAGTACCGTAAAGCGATGGTTTCGAACGCTCAGCTCCACAACGAGAAGTCGACTCTGATGTATCAGGTGGAAACTCTGAAGGAGGAGCTCAGCGccatggaggagctgctctggGAGTCACGGCGACACTGTGACCATAGCAACAAG GAGCTGGAGCGAGAGCGTCAGACTCACACTGTTCTTCAGTTCCAGTTTAAAGAGATGAAGGAAACTCTGAGGCAGACTGAAGAGCTGCTGACG gaggTGTCAGAGCTCCGGATGAAGAGCAGCTCTTACTGTCAGGAGGTTTCTGACCTGCAGGAGGTTCTGCAGtggaaggagaagaagatggCG gcgttagagaggcagagggaaatCTCCGACCTCGTTCGGATCGAGCGCGATCGGCTCAGCGACGACGTCGTCCGTCTCAGAGATTTACTGAAG AAACACGGAGTCGTCGTCTCCCTGGACGTCTCCACCAATGGGGAGGCAGGACGGGGCGACGCAGAGGATGATGATGTCAGTGCGGAGTCCGACGCCCGATTGGCTCAGGAGCCGTGTCACGGTGGCCGAGAGAGCATGCTGG AGCTCCGTCTGAAGAAGCTGTTTGAAGAGCGAGAGAGTTTACAGGATCAG GTGAGGCTGCTGAAGTCTCAGCTGGATCAGAAGAACGGGACGGACGGAGTCCAGAATCTGGAGGGGGGCGGTCTGGAGAACGGGCTGGACGCGCATCTGCTGGACCTGCAGA gaGACGCCAACCGACAAGTCAGTGATCTCAAGTTCAAACTGGTGAAATCTGAACAGGAAGTCACCACTCTGGAGCAAAAT GTGATCCGACTGGAGGGTCAGGTGACTCGGTACAAGACGGCGTCTGAAAACGCAGAGAAGATCGAAGACGAGCTGAAAGTGGAGAAGAGAAAACTCCAGCGAGAG CTCCGCTCGGCTCTGGACCGGATCGACGAGCTGGAGGTGAGTAACACCCACCTCGCCAAACGCCTGGAGAAGATGAAGGCCAACCGGAGCGCCCTGCTGGCCCAGCAGTGA
- the mlpha gene encoding melanophilin a isoform X2: MERKLDLSRLTDEEAKHVWEVIQRDFNLRKKEEERLGELKTKIEKEDTKRELLGSQTQLSDSHCIRCLQPFKFLVNSKRQCLDCLMFTCKSCSRYNKKEHGWVCDNCRMTRVLKIGTVGWYHDNVRNRFKRFGSAKVMRSLYKRLNGDGGRDDDTQSMPDVRGHVYNGAEDDHVDTEAQRYKSMRKSKRLLSVHPLDFDPEEYFPHSRRPSVQIPDDRGYRNDVDYDMYNHRGNRRKSLDRYAMRSDDYGDSRMVRTRSLSKISSSVARQQYVDTSDEDDFPRYPPTYQQPPHRRRNSRASSQENLGQAPPMNELNKRMSAIESLLSRLEEKMTPADETSTPAGHNEEEKLRRKLSELAGNLSDKGPSSDDEAAKKSFSAGKGPVRGGPAATLESLKDKDLSSSSDEMPTEAQKVYIAAGQSYELESKLRRLEQSAKTNFGGATDSELSELEDVVALTAARVQSAESEVSDIESKIAALSAVGSKKKVSGSHQRKKSPQEFSRNSNGAQWKSSNMY; encoded by the exons ATGGAGCGGAAACTGGATCTTTCCCGTCTGACGGATGAAGAAGCCAAACATGTTTGGGAGGTGATTCAACGAGACTTTAACCTccgaaagaaagaagaggagagactCGG CGAGCTGAAGACAAAGATTGAGAAGGAGGACACCAAGCGGGAGCTTCTGGGTTCTCAGACTCAGCTGTCAGACTCTCACTGCATCCGTTGCCTGCAACCCTTCAAGTTCCTGGTGAACAGTAAGCGCCAGTGCCTGGACTGCCTCATGTTCACCTGCAAGTCCTGCAGCCGCTACAACAAGAAAGAGCACGGCTGGGTGTGCGACAACTGCCGCATGACCAG GGTGCTGAAGATCGGGACGGTGGGCTGGTACCATGACAACGTGAGGAACCGCTTCAAACGTTTCGGCAGCGCCAAGGTGATGAGGTCACTGTACAAGAGGCTGAACGGAGACG GCGGCCGTGACGACGACACTCAGAGCATGCCAGACGTCCGCGGCC ACGTGTATAATGGCGCGGAGGACGACCACGTGGACACAGAGGCTCAGCGCTACAAATCG ATGAGGAAAAGCAAACGGCTGCTGTCGGTTCATCCTCTGGACTTCGACCCCGAGGAGTACTTCCCCCACTCACGGCGGCCGTCCGTACAG ATTCCGGATGATCGAGGTTACCGGAATGACGTGGACTATGACATGTACAACCACCGCGGGAACCGCCGCAAGAGCCTGGACCGCTACGCCATGAGATCGG ATGACTATGGCGACAGCAGGATGGTCCGGACTCGCTCTCTGTCTAAGATCAGCTCCTCGGTTGCTCGGCAGCAGTACGTCGACACCTCTGATGAGGACGACTTCCCGCGGTACCCCCCCACGTACCAGCAGCCCCCCCACCGGCGCCGGAACAGCAGGGCGTCCTCCCAGGAGAACCTGGGCCAAGCCCCGCCC ATGAACGAGCTGAACAAACGCATGTCGGCCATCGAGAGTCTGCTGAGCCGCCTGGAGGAGAAGATGACGCCTGCTGACGAG ACGTCGACCCCGGCGGGTCACAACgaggaggagaagctgaggaGGAAGTTGAGCGAGCTGGCGGGGAACCTGAGCGATAAGGGCCCATCGTCAGATGACGAGGCAGCGAAGAAGTCCTTCTCAGCGGGTAAAGGTCCGGTCAGGGGCGGGCCGGCCGCCACGCTGGAGTCTCTGAAGGACAAAGACCTGAGCTCGTCCAGTGATGAGATGCCCACTGAGGCTCAGAAG GTGTACATCGCAGCCGGTCAGTCGTACGAACTGGAGTCGAAGCTGCGACGACTCGAGCAGAGCGCCAAGACTAATTTCGGGGGGGCGACCGACTCGGAGCTGTCAGAGCTGGAGGACGTGGTGGCGCTGACCGCCGCCAGAGTCCAGAGCGCCGAGAGTGAG GTTTCAGATATCGAGAGTAAGATCGCCGCTCTGAGCGCCGTTGGATCAAAGAAGAAG GTTTCTGGATCCCATCAGAGGAAGAAGTCCCCACAAGAGTTTTCCA GAAACAGTAACGGAGCTCAGTGGAAGTCCAGCAACATGTACTGA
- the mlpha gene encoding melanophilin a isoform X1, with the protein MERKLDLSRLTDEEAKHVWEVIQRDFNLRKKEEERLGELKTKIEKEDTKRELLGSQTQLSDSHCIRCLQPFKFLVNSKRQCLDCLMFTCKSCSRYNKKEHGWVCDNCRMTRVLKIGTVGWYHDNVRNRFKRFGSAKVMRSLYKRLNGDGGRDDDTQSMPDVRGHVYNGAEDDHVDTEAQRYKSMRKSKRLLSVHPLDFDPEEYFPHSRRPSVQIPDDRGYRNDVDYDMYNHRGNRRKSLDRYAMRSDDYGDSRMVRTRSLSKISSSVARQQYVDTSDEDDFPRYPPTYQQPPHRRRNSRASSQENLGQAPPMNELNKRMSAIESLLSRLEEKMTPADETSTPAGHNEEEKLRRKLSELAGNLSDKGPSSDDEAAKKSFSAGKGPVRGGPAATLESLKDKDLSSSSDEMPTEAQKVYIAAGQSYELESKLRRLEQSAKTNFGGATDSELSELEDVVALTAARVQSAESEVSDIESKIAALSAVGSKKKQVSGSHQRKKSPQEFSRNSNGAQWKSSNMY; encoded by the exons ATGGAGCGGAAACTGGATCTTTCCCGTCTGACGGATGAAGAAGCCAAACATGTTTGGGAGGTGATTCAACGAGACTTTAACCTccgaaagaaagaagaggagagactCGG CGAGCTGAAGACAAAGATTGAGAAGGAGGACACCAAGCGGGAGCTTCTGGGTTCTCAGACTCAGCTGTCAGACTCTCACTGCATCCGTTGCCTGCAACCCTTCAAGTTCCTGGTGAACAGTAAGCGCCAGTGCCTGGACTGCCTCATGTTCACCTGCAAGTCCTGCAGCCGCTACAACAAGAAAGAGCACGGCTGGGTGTGCGACAACTGCCGCATGACCAG GGTGCTGAAGATCGGGACGGTGGGCTGGTACCATGACAACGTGAGGAACCGCTTCAAACGTTTCGGCAGCGCCAAGGTGATGAGGTCACTGTACAAGAGGCTGAACGGAGACG GCGGCCGTGACGACGACACTCAGAGCATGCCAGACGTCCGCGGCC ACGTGTATAATGGCGCGGAGGACGACCACGTGGACACAGAGGCTCAGCGCTACAAATCG ATGAGGAAAAGCAAACGGCTGCTGTCGGTTCATCCTCTGGACTTCGACCCCGAGGAGTACTTCCCCCACTCACGGCGGCCGTCCGTACAG ATTCCGGATGATCGAGGTTACCGGAATGACGTGGACTATGACATGTACAACCACCGCGGGAACCGCCGCAAGAGCCTGGACCGCTACGCCATGAGATCGG ATGACTATGGCGACAGCAGGATGGTCCGGACTCGCTCTCTGTCTAAGATCAGCTCCTCGGTTGCTCGGCAGCAGTACGTCGACACCTCTGATGAGGACGACTTCCCGCGGTACCCCCCCACGTACCAGCAGCCCCCCCACCGGCGCCGGAACAGCAGGGCGTCCTCCCAGGAGAACCTGGGCCAAGCCCCGCCC ATGAACGAGCTGAACAAACGCATGTCGGCCATCGAGAGTCTGCTGAGCCGCCTGGAGGAGAAGATGACGCCTGCTGACGAG ACGTCGACCCCGGCGGGTCACAACgaggaggagaagctgaggaGGAAGTTGAGCGAGCTGGCGGGGAACCTGAGCGATAAGGGCCCATCGTCAGATGACGAGGCAGCGAAGAAGTCCTTCTCAGCGGGTAAAGGTCCGGTCAGGGGCGGGCCGGCCGCCACGCTGGAGTCTCTGAAGGACAAAGACCTGAGCTCGTCCAGTGATGAGATGCCCACTGAGGCTCAGAAG GTGTACATCGCAGCCGGTCAGTCGTACGAACTGGAGTCGAAGCTGCGACGACTCGAGCAGAGCGCCAAGACTAATTTCGGGGGGGCGACCGACTCGGAGCTGTCAGAGCTGGAGGACGTGGTGGCGCTGACCGCCGCCAGAGTCCAGAGCGCCGAGAGTGAG GTTTCAGATATCGAGAGTAAGATCGCCGCTCTGAGCGCCGTTGGATCAAAGAAGAAG CAGGTTTCTGGATCCCATCAGAGGAAGAAGTCCCCACAAGAGTTTTCCA GAAACAGTAACGGAGCTCAGTGGAAGTCCAGCAACATGTACTGA